The following are from one region of the Nymphalis io chromosome 21, ilAglIoxx1.1, whole genome shotgun sequence genome:
- the LOC126776714 gene encoding uncharacterized protein LOC126776714 isoform X22, protein MLLKRNLLETLTIISCSGTIICLLLNYVTNISPITGIWLISYLLLLFILSVCGSFKFIQWLLHLNKPLKYDIEIILNKYPFLSYLSDILPQIQKKVENEHIKEYDTNELSVITSVLEKKLVSSWYMSYISQEIGFPFACKQILDQMIAKTFQICNKVETKDVYVDVCAIFITHLKEYKKALKRHESIPDSSIEILYKKVHPVFNSKNKRPVTADHCTNVLRIILKELVPWELWDTPFSELLIRILAKKLDNLIDNTISDPVWLNDRLLSLLKAENKIPEEKPVNEPSNEVKEAETIKQDPPEAQTKSSPKIAKKNIPPVIQNNINEEHKEDDKPEIEKAVEGCEMLEIKPAAILRQRRGRQGRNEVKIYDRIIEGSVKTWDTDMDLQCISVGQDLLASLDEMTLSRLWGHEEAEQSPKMRDASPQPLWFGEEDTIESDPENNKDSKKETSPKPTEALLKDLQSTVHHAKTKIGDLQVPLYIDVPRKHSSDEAAGMMEGLLDKGIAGIKKGLRFTGLSDDSQEKSPAHKDRNSEKISPSELHRSRQKPEVVMEVKESYMPFGNQKEENGTTSHALVKQQRVTSQDSMHSTAAPPSVSYGPWGRRVEGGAPESLSESPEPQYEEAADLSASIAKLRTLLQHAGPREEAWWESSEQTRTRHHVDSAALADEYDMNLDRGSSPGQTTNNMQRLDKLFQRTVTGVFNSIKTAVGAEGEELPPRQLHDWTYVCTSPELSVSACASRLWAARRALWHVDGALDPLRALGPPAAPLAAPLDLGTDTVLHCTRSTSVRTLLHCTRSTSVRTLLHCTRSTSVRTLYSTVPARPRYGHYSTVPARPRYGHCTPLYPLDLGTDTVLHCTRSTSVRTLYSTVPARPRYGHCTPLYPLDLGTDTTPLYPLDLGTDTTPLYPLDLGTDTTPLYPLDLGTDTVLHCTRSTSVRTLYSTVPARPRYGHCTPLYPLDLGTDTVLHCTRATSSG, encoded by the exons ATGTTGCTGAAAAGAAATTTACTTGAAACTTTAACTATAATATCTTGTAGTGGCACAATCATATGTCTCTTATTAAACTATGTTACAAATATATCCCCAATTACTGGAATTTGGCTAATAAGCtatctattattattgtttatactgTCCGTATGTGGCAGTTTTAAATTCATACAATGGTTACTTCACCTTAATAAAcctttaaaatatgatatagaaattattttaaacaaatacccGTTTTTGTCCTACCTTTccgatattttaccgcaaattCAAAAGAAAGTTGAAAATGAACATATTAAAGAATATGATACCAATGAGCTAAGTGTTATAACGTCGGTATTGGAAAAAAAGTTAGTTTCGTCGTGGTATATGTCGTATATTTCGCAAGAAATTGGTTTTCCTTTTGCATGCAAGCAAATATTGGATCAAATGATTGCCAAAACGTTTCAG atatgcAATAAAGTAGAAACTAAGGATGTCTATGTCGATGTCTGTGCTATATTCATAACCCATTTAAAAGAGTATAAGAAAGCTTTAAAAAGACATGAATCCATTCCTGATAGCTCTATAGAAATTCTATACAAGAAGGTACATCCAGTATTTAACAGCAAGAACAAGAGACCAGTAACTGCTGACCATTGTACCAATGTGTTGAGAATTATTCTAAAAGAATTGGTACCTTGGGAGCTATGGGACACACCATTCTCCGAGTTGCTCATTAGAATCCTTGCTAAAAAGTTAGATAACTTAATTGATAACACAATATCTGACCCAGTGTGGTTGAATGACAGATTACTTTCTCTACTCAAAGCAGAAAATAAAATTCCCGAAGAAAAGCCAGTTAATGAGCCTTCCAATGAAGTTAAAGAAGCAGAAACTATAAAACAAGATCCTCCTGAAGCTCAAACTAAATCTAGTCCAAAAATTGCAAAAAAGAATATACCTCCAGTGATTCAGAACAATATAAATGAGGAGCATAAAGAAGATGACAAGCCTGAGATTGAGAAAGCTGTGGAAGGATGTGAGATGTTAGAAATCAAACCTGCAGCAATCTTAAGACAACGTAGAGGCAGGCAGGGAAGGAATGAAGTGAAGATATATGACAGAATTATTGAag gtAGTGTTAAAACTTGGGACACGGACATGGACCTCCAGTGCATCAGTGTTGGTCAGGATCTGCTAGCTAGTCTAGATGAAATGACACTAAGTCGACTCTGGGGTCACGAGGAAGCTGAACAAAGTCCCAAGATGCGGGATGCATCACCGCAACCACTGTGGTTTG GCGAAGAGGACACAATAGAATCTGACCCAGAAAATAACAAGGATTCGAAAAAGGAAACGAGTCCGAAGCCCACTGAAGCCTTGCTGAAAGACCTCCAGAGCACCGTGCACCACGCCAAGACCAAGATAGGAGACCTGCAGGTCCCTTTATACATAGATGTGCCCCGCAAACATTCCAGT GATGAAGCAGCGGGAATGATGGAGGGCTTGCTGGACAAAGGTATCGCAGGTATTAAGAAGGGCCTCCGATTCACGGGTCTAAGCGATGATTCACAA GAGAAGTCACCAGCTCATAAAGATAGAAACAGTGAAAAAATATCACCATCGGAACTGCATAGAAGCAGACAGAAGCCAGAAGTCGTCATGGAAGTGAAGGAGTCCTACATGCCCTTTGGTAACCAGAAAG AGGAAAACGGGACAACATCTCATGCATTAGTCAAACAGCAGAGGGTCACTTCACAGGATAGTATG CACTCGACCGCGGCGCCCCCGTCGGTCAGTTACGGCCCGTGGGGGCGGAGAGTGGAGGGCGGTGCTCCGGAGTCGCTGTCGGAGTCCCCGGAGCCGCAGTACGAGGAGGCGGCCGACCTGTCCGCCAGCATCGCCAAGTTGCGTACGCTGCTGCAGCACGCCGGGCCCAG GGAAGAAGCGTGGTGGGAGAGCTCGGAGCAAACGCGCACGCGACATCACGTTGACTCCGCCGCGCTCGCCG atgAGTACGATATGAACTTGGACCGCGGCTCGTCTCCCGGACAGACGACCAACAATATGCAAAGACTAGACAA ATTATTCCAGCGCACAGTGACGGGTGTTTTCAATTCGATAAAGACGGCCGTCGGTGCCGAGGGGGAGGAGCTCCCTCCCAGACAACTACACGACTGGACCTATGTGTGCACTTCGCCCGAGTTGAGT GTCAGCGCGTGCGCGTCGCGGCTgtgggcggcgcggcgcgcgctgTGGCACGTGGACGGCGCGCTCGACCCGCTGCGCGCGCTCggcccgcccgccgcgcccctCGCCGCGCCGCTCGACCTCGGTACGGACACTGTACTCCACTGTACCCGCTCGACCTCGGTACGGACACTACTCCACTGTACCCGCTCGAC CTCGGTACGGACACTACTCCACTGTACCCGCTCGACCTCGGTACGGACACTGTACTCCACTGTACCCGCTCGACCTCGGTACGGACACTACTCCACTGTACCCGCTCGACCTCGGTACGGACACTGTACTCCACTGTACCCGCTCGACCTCGGTACGGACACTGTACTCCACTGTACCCGCTCGACCTCGGTACGGACACTGTACTCCACTGTACCCGCTCGACCTCGGTACGGACACTGTACTCCACTGTACCCGCTCGACCTCGGTACGGACACTACTCCACTGTACCCGCTCGAC CTCGGTACGGACACTACTCCACTGTACCCGCTCGAC
- the LOC126776714 gene encoding uncharacterized protein LOC126776714 isoform X2 gives MLLKRNLLETLTIISCSGTIICLLLNYVTNISPITGIWLISYLLLLFILSVCGSFKFIQWLLHLNKPLKYDIEIILNKYPFLSYLSDILPQIQKKVENEHIKEYDTNELSVITSVLEKKLVSSWYMSYISQEIGFPFACKQILDQMIAKTFQICNKVETKDVYVDVCAIFITHLKEYKKALKRHESIPDSSIEILYKKVHPVFNSKNKRPVTADHCTNVLRIILKELVPWELWDTPFSELLIRILAKKLDNLIDNTISDPVWLNDRLLSLLKAENKIPEEKPVNEPSNEVKEAETIKQDPPEAQTKSSPKIAKKNIPPVIQNNINEEHKEDDKPEIEKAVEGCEMLEIKPAAILRQRRGRQGRNEVKIYDRIIEGSVKTWDTDMDLQCISVGQDLLASLDEMTLSRLWGHEEAEQSPKMRDASPQPLWFGEEDTIESDPENNKDSKKETSPKPTEALLKDLQSTVHHAKTKIGDLQVPLYIDVPRKHSSDEAAGMMEGLLDKGIAGIKKGLRFTGLSDDSQEKSPAHKDRNSEKISPSELHRSRQKPEVVMEVKESYMPFGNQKEENGTTSHALVKQQRVTSQDSMHSTAAPPSVSYGPWGRRVEGGAPESLSESPEPQYEEAADLSASIAKLRTLLQHAGPREEAWWESSEQTRTRHHVDSAALADEYDMNLDRGSSPGQTTNNMQRLDKLFQRTVTGVFNSIKTAVGAEGEELPPRQLHDWTYVCTSPELSVSACASRLWAARRALWHVDGALDPLRALGPPAAPLAAPLDLGTDTVLHCTRSTSVRTLLHCTRSTSVRTLYSTVPARPRYGHCTPLYPLDLGTDTTPLYPLDLGTDTVLHCTRSTSVRTLLHCTRSTSVRTLYSTVPARPRYGHCTPLYPLDLGTDTVLHCTRSTSVRTLYSTVPARPRYGHYSTVPARPRYGHCTPLYPLDLGTDTTPLYPLDLGTDTTPLYPLDLGTDTVLHCTRSTSVRTLYSTVPARPRYGHCTPLYPLDLGTDTVLHCTRATSSG, from the exons ATGTTGCTGAAAAGAAATTTACTTGAAACTTTAACTATAATATCTTGTAGTGGCACAATCATATGTCTCTTATTAAACTATGTTACAAATATATCCCCAATTACTGGAATTTGGCTAATAAGCtatctattattattgtttatactgTCCGTATGTGGCAGTTTTAAATTCATACAATGGTTACTTCACCTTAATAAAcctttaaaatatgatatagaaattattttaaacaaatacccGTTTTTGTCCTACCTTTccgatattttaccgcaaattCAAAAGAAAGTTGAAAATGAACATATTAAAGAATATGATACCAATGAGCTAAGTGTTATAACGTCGGTATTGGAAAAAAAGTTAGTTTCGTCGTGGTATATGTCGTATATTTCGCAAGAAATTGGTTTTCCTTTTGCATGCAAGCAAATATTGGATCAAATGATTGCCAAAACGTTTCAG atatgcAATAAAGTAGAAACTAAGGATGTCTATGTCGATGTCTGTGCTATATTCATAACCCATTTAAAAGAGTATAAGAAAGCTTTAAAAAGACATGAATCCATTCCTGATAGCTCTATAGAAATTCTATACAAGAAGGTACATCCAGTATTTAACAGCAAGAACAAGAGACCAGTAACTGCTGACCATTGTACCAATGTGTTGAGAATTATTCTAAAAGAATTGGTACCTTGGGAGCTATGGGACACACCATTCTCCGAGTTGCTCATTAGAATCCTTGCTAAAAAGTTAGATAACTTAATTGATAACACAATATCTGACCCAGTGTGGTTGAATGACAGATTACTTTCTCTACTCAAAGCAGAAAATAAAATTCCCGAAGAAAAGCCAGTTAATGAGCCTTCCAATGAAGTTAAAGAAGCAGAAACTATAAAACAAGATCCTCCTGAAGCTCAAACTAAATCTAGTCCAAAAATTGCAAAAAAGAATATACCTCCAGTGATTCAGAACAATATAAATGAGGAGCATAAAGAAGATGACAAGCCTGAGATTGAGAAAGCTGTGGAAGGATGTGAGATGTTAGAAATCAAACCTGCAGCAATCTTAAGACAACGTAGAGGCAGGCAGGGAAGGAATGAAGTGAAGATATATGACAGAATTATTGAag gtAGTGTTAAAACTTGGGACACGGACATGGACCTCCAGTGCATCAGTGTTGGTCAGGATCTGCTAGCTAGTCTAGATGAAATGACACTAAGTCGACTCTGGGGTCACGAGGAAGCTGAACAAAGTCCCAAGATGCGGGATGCATCACCGCAACCACTGTGGTTTG GCGAAGAGGACACAATAGAATCTGACCCAGAAAATAACAAGGATTCGAAAAAGGAAACGAGTCCGAAGCCCACTGAAGCCTTGCTGAAAGACCTCCAGAGCACCGTGCACCACGCCAAGACCAAGATAGGAGACCTGCAGGTCCCTTTATACATAGATGTGCCCCGCAAACATTCCAGT GATGAAGCAGCGGGAATGATGGAGGGCTTGCTGGACAAAGGTATCGCAGGTATTAAGAAGGGCCTCCGATTCACGGGTCTAAGCGATGATTCACAA GAGAAGTCACCAGCTCATAAAGATAGAAACAGTGAAAAAATATCACCATCGGAACTGCATAGAAGCAGACAGAAGCCAGAAGTCGTCATGGAAGTGAAGGAGTCCTACATGCCCTTTGGTAACCAGAAAG AGGAAAACGGGACAACATCTCATGCATTAGTCAAACAGCAGAGGGTCACTTCACAGGATAGTATG CACTCGACCGCGGCGCCCCCGTCGGTCAGTTACGGCCCGTGGGGGCGGAGAGTGGAGGGCGGTGCTCCGGAGTCGCTGTCGGAGTCCCCGGAGCCGCAGTACGAGGAGGCGGCCGACCTGTCCGCCAGCATCGCCAAGTTGCGTACGCTGCTGCAGCACGCCGGGCCCAG GGAAGAAGCGTGGTGGGAGAGCTCGGAGCAAACGCGCACGCGACATCACGTTGACTCCGCCGCGCTCGCCG atgAGTACGATATGAACTTGGACCGCGGCTCGTCTCCCGGACAGACGACCAACAATATGCAAAGACTAGACAA ATTATTCCAGCGCACAGTGACGGGTGTTTTCAATTCGATAAAGACGGCCGTCGGTGCCGAGGGGGAGGAGCTCCCTCCCAGACAACTACACGACTGGACCTATGTGTGCACTTCGCCCGAGTTGAGT GTCAGCGCGTGCGCGTCGCGGCTgtgggcggcgcggcgcgcgctgTGGCACGTGGACGGCGCGCTCGACCCGCTGCGCGCGCTCggcccgcccgccgcgcccctCGCCGCGCCGCTCGACCTCGGTACGGACACTGTACTCCACTGTACCCGCTCGACCTCGGTACGGACACTACTCCACTGTACCCGCTCGACCTCGGTACGGACACTGTACTCCACTGTACCCGCTCGACCTCGGTACGGACACTGTACTCCACTGTACCCGCTCGACCTCGGTACGGACACTACTCCACTGTACCCGCTCGACCTCGGTACGGACACTGTACTCCACTGTACCCGCTCGACCTCGGTACGGACACTACTCCACTGTACCCGCTCGACCTCGGTACGGACACTGTACTCCACTGTACCCGCTCGACCTCGGTACGGACACTGTACTCCACTGTACCCGCTCGACCTCGGTACGGACACTGTACTCCACTGTACCCGCTCGACCTCGGTACGGACACTGTACTCCACTGTACCCGCTCGACCTCGGTACGGACACTACTCCACTGTACCCGCTCGACCTCGGTACGGACACTGTACTCCACTGTACCCGCTCGACCTCGGTACGGACACTACTCCACTGTACCCGCTCGAC
- the LOC126776714 gene encoding uncharacterized protein LOC126776714 isoform X40 — translation MLLKRNLLETLTIISCSGTIICLLLNYVTNISPITGIWLISYLLLLFILSVCGSFKFIQWLLHLNKPLKYDIEIILNKYPFLSYLSDILPQIQKKVENEHIKEYDTNELSVITSVLEKKLVSSWYMSYISQEIGFPFACKQILDQMIAKTFQICNKVETKDVYVDVCAIFITHLKEYKKALKRHESIPDSSIEILYKKVHPVFNSKNKRPVTADHCTNVLRIILKELVPWELWDTPFSELLIRILAKKLDNLIDNTISDPVWLNDRLLSLLKAENKIPEEKPVNEPSNEVKEAETIKQDPPEAQTKSSPKIAKKNIPPVIQNNINEEHKEDDKPEIEKAVEGCEMLEIKPAAILRQRRGRQGRNEVKIYDRIIEGSVKTWDTDMDLQCISVGQDLLASLDEMTLSRLWGHEEAEQSPKMRDASPQPLWFGEEDTIESDPENNKDSKKETSPKPTEALLKDLQSTVHHAKTKIGDLQVPLYIDVPRKHSSDEAAGMMEGLLDKGIAGIKKGLRFTGLSDDSQEKSPAHKDRNSEKISPSELHRSRQKPEVVMEVKESYMPFGNQKEENGTTSHALVKQQRVTSQDSMHSTAAPPSVSYGPWGRRVEGGAPESLSESPEPQYEEAADLSASIAKLRTLLQHAGPREEAWWESSEQTRTRHHVDSAALADEYDMNLDRGSSPGQTTNNMQRLDKLFQRTVTGVFNSIKTAVGAEGEELPPRQLHDWTYVCTSPELSVSACASRLWAARRALWHVDGALDPLRALGPPAAPLAAPLDLGTDTVLHCTRSTSVRTLLHCTRSTSVRTLLHCTRSTSVRTLYSTVPARPRYGHYSTVPARPRYGHYSTVPARPRYGHYSTVPARPRYGHCTPLYPLDLGTDTVLHCTRSTSVRTLYSTVPARPRYGHCTPLYPRYIERVTSNYQHKI, via the exons ATGTTGCTGAAAAGAAATTTACTTGAAACTTTAACTATAATATCTTGTAGTGGCACAATCATATGTCTCTTATTAAACTATGTTACAAATATATCCCCAATTACTGGAATTTGGCTAATAAGCtatctattattattgtttatactgTCCGTATGTGGCAGTTTTAAATTCATACAATGGTTACTTCACCTTAATAAAcctttaaaatatgatatagaaattattttaaacaaatacccGTTTTTGTCCTACCTTTccgatattttaccgcaaattCAAAAGAAAGTTGAAAATGAACATATTAAAGAATATGATACCAATGAGCTAAGTGTTATAACGTCGGTATTGGAAAAAAAGTTAGTTTCGTCGTGGTATATGTCGTATATTTCGCAAGAAATTGGTTTTCCTTTTGCATGCAAGCAAATATTGGATCAAATGATTGCCAAAACGTTTCAG atatgcAATAAAGTAGAAACTAAGGATGTCTATGTCGATGTCTGTGCTATATTCATAACCCATTTAAAAGAGTATAAGAAAGCTTTAAAAAGACATGAATCCATTCCTGATAGCTCTATAGAAATTCTATACAAGAAGGTACATCCAGTATTTAACAGCAAGAACAAGAGACCAGTAACTGCTGACCATTGTACCAATGTGTTGAGAATTATTCTAAAAGAATTGGTACCTTGGGAGCTATGGGACACACCATTCTCCGAGTTGCTCATTAGAATCCTTGCTAAAAAGTTAGATAACTTAATTGATAACACAATATCTGACCCAGTGTGGTTGAATGACAGATTACTTTCTCTACTCAAAGCAGAAAATAAAATTCCCGAAGAAAAGCCAGTTAATGAGCCTTCCAATGAAGTTAAAGAAGCAGAAACTATAAAACAAGATCCTCCTGAAGCTCAAACTAAATCTAGTCCAAAAATTGCAAAAAAGAATATACCTCCAGTGATTCAGAACAATATAAATGAGGAGCATAAAGAAGATGACAAGCCTGAGATTGAGAAAGCTGTGGAAGGATGTGAGATGTTAGAAATCAAACCTGCAGCAATCTTAAGACAACGTAGAGGCAGGCAGGGAAGGAATGAAGTGAAGATATATGACAGAATTATTGAag gtAGTGTTAAAACTTGGGACACGGACATGGACCTCCAGTGCATCAGTGTTGGTCAGGATCTGCTAGCTAGTCTAGATGAAATGACACTAAGTCGACTCTGGGGTCACGAGGAAGCTGAACAAAGTCCCAAGATGCGGGATGCATCACCGCAACCACTGTGGTTTG GCGAAGAGGACACAATAGAATCTGACCCAGAAAATAACAAGGATTCGAAAAAGGAAACGAGTCCGAAGCCCACTGAAGCCTTGCTGAAAGACCTCCAGAGCACCGTGCACCACGCCAAGACCAAGATAGGAGACCTGCAGGTCCCTTTATACATAGATGTGCCCCGCAAACATTCCAGT GATGAAGCAGCGGGAATGATGGAGGGCTTGCTGGACAAAGGTATCGCAGGTATTAAGAAGGGCCTCCGATTCACGGGTCTAAGCGATGATTCACAA GAGAAGTCACCAGCTCATAAAGATAGAAACAGTGAAAAAATATCACCATCGGAACTGCATAGAAGCAGACAGAAGCCAGAAGTCGTCATGGAAGTGAAGGAGTCCTACATGCCCTTTGGTAACCAGAAAG AGGAAAACGGGACAACATCTCATGCATTAGTCAAACAGCAGAGGGTCACTTCACAGGATAGTATG CACTCGACCGCGGCGCCCCCGTCGGTCAGTTACGGCCCGTGGGGGCGGAGAGTGGAGGGCGGTGCTCCGGAGTCGCTGTCGGAGTCCCCGGAGCCGCAGTACGAGGAGGCGGCCGACCTGTCCGCCAGCATCGCCAAGTTGCGTACGCTGCTGCAGCACGCCGGGCCCAG GGAAGAAGCGTGGTGGGAGAGCTCGGAGCAAACGCGCACGCGACATCACGTTGACTCCGCCGCGCTCGCCG atgAGTACGATATGAACTTGGACCGCGGCTCGTCTCCCGGACAGACGACCAACAATATGCAAAGACTAGACAA ATTATTCCAGCGCACAGTGACGGGTGTTTTCAATTCGATAAAGACGGCCGTCGGTGCCGAGGGGGAGGAGCTCCCTCCCAGACAACTACACGACTGGACCTATGTGTGCACTTCGCCCGAGTTGAGT GTCAGCGCGTGCGCGTCGCGGCTgtgggcggcgcggcgcgcgctgTGGCACGTGGACGGCGCGCTCGACCCGCTGCGCGCGCTCggcccgcccgccgcgcccctCGCCGCGCCGCTCGACCTCGGTACGGACACTGTACTCCACTGTACCCGCTCGACCTCGGTACGGACACTACTCCACTGTACCCGCTCGAC CTCGGTACGGACACTACTCCACTGTACCCGCTCGACCTCGGTACGGACACTGTACTCCACTGTACCCGCTCGACCTCGGTACGGACACTACTCCACTGTACCCGCTCGAC CTCGGTACGGACACTACTCCACTGTACCCGCTCGAC
- the LOC126776714 gene encoding uncharacterized protein LOC126776714 isoform X44: MLLKRNLLETLTIISCSGTIICLLLNYVTNISPITGIWLISYLLLLFILSVCGSFKFIQWLLHLNKPLKYDIEIILNKYPFLSYLSDILPQIQKKVENEHIKEYDTNELSVITSVLEKKLVSSWYMSYISQEIGFPFACKQILDQMIAKTFQICNKVETKDVYVDVCAIFITHLKEYKKALKRHESIPDSSIEILYKKVHPVFNSKNKRPVTADHCTNVLRIILKELVPWELWDTPFSELLIRILAKKLDNLIDNTISDPVWLNDRLLSLLKAENKIPEEKPVNEPSNEVKEAETIKQDPPEAQTKSSPKIAKKNIPPVIQNNINEEHKEDDKPEIEKAVEGCEMLEIKPAAILRQRRGRQGRNEVKIYDRIIEGSVKTWDTDMDLQCISVGQDLLASLDEMTLSRLWGHEEAEQSPKMRDASPQPLWFGEEDTIESDPENNKDSKKETSPKPTEALLKDLQSTVHHAKTKIGDLQVPLYIDVPRKHSSDEAAGMMEGLLDKGIAGIKKGLRFTGLSDDSQEKSPAHKDRNSEKISPSELHRSRQKPEVVMEVKESYMPFGNQKEENGTTSHALVKQQRVTSQDSMHSTAAPPSVSYGPWGRRVEGGAPESLSESPEPQYEEAADLSASIAKLRTLLQHAGPREEAWWESSEQTRTRHHVDSAALADEYDMNLDRGSSPGQTTNNMQRLDKLFQRTVTGVFNSIKTAVGAEGEELPPRQLHDWTYVCTSPELSVSACASRLWAARRALWHVDGALDPLRALGPPAAPLAAPLDLGTDTVLHCTRSTSVRTLLHCTRSTSVRTLYSTVPARPRYGHCTPLYPLDLGTDTTPLYPLDLGTDTTPLYPLDLGTDTTPLYPLDLGTDTVLHCTRSTSVRTLYSTVPARPRYGHCTPLYPLDLGTDTVLHCTRATSSG; encoded by the exons ATGTTGCTGAAAAGAAATTTACTTGAAACTTTAACTATAATATCTTGTAGTGGCACAATCATATGTCTCTTATTAAACTATGTTACAAATATATCCCCAATTACTGGAATTTGGCTAATAAGCtatctattattattgtttatactgTCCGTATGTGGCAGTTTTAAATTCATACAATGGTTACTTCACCTTAATAAAcctttaaaatatgatatagaaattattttaaacaaatacccGTTTTTGTCCTACCTTTccgatattttaccgcaaattCAAAAGAAAGTTGAAAATGAACATATTAAAGAATATGATACCAATGAGCTAAGTGTTATAACGTCGGTATTGGAAAAAAAGTTAGTTTCGTCGTGGTATATGTCGTATATTTCGCAAGAAATTGGTTTTCCTTTTGCATGCAAGCAAATATTGGATCAAATGATTGCCAAAACGTTTCAG atatgcAATAAAGTAGAAACTAAGGATGTCTATGTCGATGTCTGTGCTATATTCATAACCCATTTAAAAGAGTATAAGAAAGCTTTAAAAAGACATGAATCCATTCCTGATAGCTCTATAGAAATTCTATACAAGAAGGTACATCCAGTATTTAACAGCAAGAACAAGAGACCAGTAACTGCTGACCATTGTACCAATGTGTTGAGAATTATTCTAAAAGAATTGGTACCTTGGGAGCTATGGGACACACCATTCTCCGAGTTGCTCATTAGAATCCTTGCTAAAAAGTTAGATAACTTAATTGATAACACAATATCTGACCCAGTGTGGTTGAATGACAGATTACTTTCTCTACTCAAAGCAGAAAATAAAATTCCCGAAGAAAAGCCAGTTAATGAGCCTTCCAATGAAGTTAAAGAAGCAGAAACTATAAAACAAGATCCTCCTGAAGCTCAAACTAAATCTAGTCCAAAAATTGCAAAAAAGAATATACCTCCAGTGATTCAGAACAATATAAATGAGGAGCATAAAGAAGATGACAAGCCTGAGATTGAGAAAGCTGTGGAAGGATGTGAGATGTTAGAAATCAAACCTGCAGCAATCTTAAGACAACGTAGAGGCAGGCAGGGAAGGAATGAAGTGAAGATATATGACAGAATTATTGAag gtAGTGTTAAAACTTGGGACACGGACATGGACCTCCAGTGCATCAGTGTTGGTCAGGATCTGCTAGCTAGTCTAGATGAAATGACACTAAGTCGACTCTGGGGTCACGAGGAAGCTGAACAAAGTCCCAAGATGCGGGATGCATCACCGCAACCACTGTGGTTTG GCGAAGAGGACACAATAGAATCTGACCCAGAAAATAACAAGGATTCGAAAAAGGAAACGAGTCCGAAGCCCACTGAAGCCTTGCTGAAAGACCTCCAGAGCACCGTGCACCACGCCAAGACCAAGATAGGAGACCTGCAGGTCCCTTTATACATAGATGTGCCCCGCAAACATTCCAGT GATGAAGCAGCGGGAATGATGGAGGGCTTGCTGGACAAAGGTATCGCAGGTATTAAGAAGGGCCTCCGATTCACGGGTCTAAGCGATGATTCACAA GAGAAGTCACCAGCTCATAAAGATAGAAACAGTGAAAAAATATCACCATCGGAACTGCATAGAAGCAGACAGAAGCCAGAAGTCGTCATGGAAGTGAAGGAGTCCTACATGCCCTTTGGTAACCAGAAAG AGGAAAACGGGACAACATCTCATGCATTAGTCAAACAGCAGAGGGTCACTTCACAGGATAGTATG CACTCGACCGCGGCGCCCCCGTCGGTCAGTTACGGCCCGTGGGGGCGGAGAGTGGAGGGCGGTGCTCCGGAGTCGCTGTCGGAGTCCCCGGAGCCGCAGTACGAGGAGGCGGCCGACCTGTCCGCCAGCATCGCCAAGTTGCGTACGCTGCTGCAGCACGCCGGGCCCAG GGAAGAAGCGTGGTGGGAGAGCTCGGAGCAAACGCGCACGCGACATCACGTTGACTCCGCCGCGCTCGCCG atgAGTACGATATGAACTTGGACCGCGGCTCGTCTCCCGGACAGACGACCAACAATATGCAAAGACTAGACAA ATTATTCCAGCGCACAGTGACGGGTGTTTTCAATTCGATAAAGACGGCCGTCGGTGCCGAGGGGGAGGAGCTCCCTCCCAGACAACTACACGACTGGACCTATGTGTGCACTTCGCCCGAGTTGAGT GTCAGCGCGTGCGCGTCGCGGCTgtgggcggcgcggcgcgcgctgTGGCACGTGGACGGCGCGCTCGACCCGCTGCGCGCGCTCggcccgcccgccgcgcccctCGCCGCGCCGCTCGACCTCGGTACGGACACTGTACTCCACTGTACCCGCTCGACCTCGGTACGGACACTACTCCACTGTACCCGCTCGACCTCGGTACGGACACTGTACTCCACTGTACCCGCTCGACCTCGGTACGGACACTGTACTCCACTGTACCCGCTCGACCTCGGTACGGACACTACTCCACTGTACCCGCTCGAC CTCGGTACGGACACTACTCCACTGTACCCGCTCGAC